A window from Akkermansia muciniphila encodes these proteins:
- a CDS encoding tetratricopeptide repeat protein, giving the protein MHTDWLNDFLEWAPILLMILVAVVFLAALKWRSGRLKKSMEEWKRKMVREAEAGHPSAQFQLGRIYQKGDGVEKDPDRAEEWFHKALPGLKQEAEAGDRDAAFYLYDCFHQGLGVEKDDAEALHWLQRAAAEGKPDAMFALALEYREGGLVEKNEDLFMHWLRKAAQGDDKDAQYLLGACYEHGNGVSRNLDLAQEWYDRAAEKKDSAEGDGLERAPGK; this is encoded by the coding sequence ATGCACACAGACTGGTTGAATGATTTTCTGGAATGGGCGCCTATTCTGCTGATGATACTGGTAGCGGTTGTTTTTCTGGCTGCGCTGAAATGGAGAAGCGGGAGGCTGAAGAAGTCCATGGAGGAATGGAAGCGGAAGATGGTCCGGGAGGCGGAGGCAGGCCACCCCTCCGCCCAGTTCCAGCTGGGGCGCATTTACCAGAAGGGGGATGGCGTGGAGAAGGACCCGGACCGGGCGGAGGAGTGGTTTCACAAGGCGTTGCCCGGATTGAAACAGGAGGCGGAGGCGGGAGACAGGGACGCGGCTTTTTACCTTTACGATTGCTTTCATCAAGGACTGGGGGTGGAGAAGGATGATGCCGAGGCCCTGCACTGGCTGCAGCGCGCGGCGGCCGAGGGGAAACCGGATGCCATGTTTGCCCTGGCGCTGGAGTACCGGGAGGGAGGACTGGTGGAGAAGAATGAGGATTTGTTCATGCATTGGCTGAGGAAGGCGGCGCAGGGGGATGACAAGGATGCCCAGTACCTGCTGGGCGCCTGCTATGAACACGGCAACGGAGTTTCCCGGAATTTGGATCTTGCCCAGGAGTGGTATGACCGGGCGGCGGAGAAGAAGGATTCCGCGGAGGGGGACGGCCTGGAACGTGCACCGGGGAAATAG
- the ilvB gene encoding biosynthetic-type acetolactate synthase large subunit: MSTNDKTSSAPTKTRMTGAEVLVECLVREGVDVVFAYPGGASMPIHQALSHQPKIRTILPRHEQGGAFGAEGYGRVTGKVGVCISTSGPGATNMITSIADAYLDSTPLVAITAQVMRSLIGRGAFQETDVFGMTAPIVKHSYLVTDPEELPRIIKEAFYIASTGRPGPVVIDMPKDVQEAVFSPDFDMEMDLPGYNPVLPVPTEKLEELLPLIESASRPVIYAGGGIISAEASADLLEFAERTQIPVATTLMGIGAMPETHPLSLRWLGMHGAVFANNAVNEADLVIALAARFDDRVTGAVNMFCPDSTIVHIDIDASEINKNKKVAHPIRANVKDALQVLNAALAAKGWDRKSAGFTRTPEWFRTIEDWKAQYPFTYEDRKGYISPQAVIEELYRQTADKDPVICTGVGQHQMFAAQFFKFDKPRRLATSGGLGTMGYGLPAAMGVCLACPDKLVVNIDGDGSMLMNIQELATIHVERLPVKCIILNNQHLGMVVQWEDLKYDSNRAQTFLADPHDSYDPTHKTEDVIYPNYPLICAGFGVKCERVLRIEELPAAITRMIESPEAYVLDVMVPHDVHVLPIILGGMSYKDVILERIAGDGSAKKASELGKEIPTAL; the protein is encoded by the coding sequence ATGAGTACAAACGACAAAACATCATCCGCCCCGACGAAAACCCGCATGACAGGAGCCGAAGTGCTCGTGGAATGCCTCGTGCGTGAAGGTGTAGACGTCGTCTTTGCCTATCCCGGCGGCGCCAGCATGCCGATTCACCAGGCCCTGAGCCACCAGCCCAAAATCCGGACCATCCTGCCCCGCCATGAACAGGGCGGCGCGTTCGGCGCGGAAGGCTACGGCCGCGTCACGGGCAAGGTGGGCGTCTGCATCTCCACATCCGGTCCCGGCGCCACCAACATGATCACTTCCATTGCGGATGCCTATCTGGATTCCACACCGCTGGTGGCGATCACGGCGCAGGTCATGCGCTCCCTGATCGGCCGCGGCGCCTTCCAGGAAACGGACGTGTTCGGCATGACCGCCCCCATCGTGAAGCACAGCTATCTGGTGACGGACCCGGAAGAACTGCCCCGCATTATCAAGGAAGCCTTTTACATCGCCTCCACAGGCCGTCCCGGCCCGGTGGTGATTGACATGCCCAAGGATGTGCAGGAAGCCGTGTTCTCCCCGGACTTTGACATGGAAATGGACCTGCCCGGCTATAATCCGGTGCTGCCCGTTCCCACGGAAAAGCTGGAAGAACTCCTTCCGCTGATTGAAAGCGCCAGCCGTCCCGTCATTTACGCCGGCGGCGGCATCATCTCTGCGGAAGCTTCCGCGGACCTGCTGGAATTTGCGGAACGCACCCAGATTCCCGTGGCAACCACCCTGATGGGCATCGGGGCCATGCCGGAAACCCATCCCCTCTCCCTGCGCTGGCTGGGCATGCACGGAGCCGTGTTTGCGAACAACGCCGTGAATGAAGCTGACCTGGTCATTGCCCTGGCCGCCCGGTTTGACGACCGCGTGACCGGAGCCGTGAACATGTTCTGTCCGGACTCCACCATCGTCCACATTGACATTGACGCCAGTGAAATCAACAAGAACAAGAAGGTGGCGCACCCCATCCGCGCGAATGTGAAGGACGCCCTCCAGGTTCTCAACGCCGCTCTGGCCGCGAAGGGCTGGGACCGCAAGTCCGCCGGATTCACCCGCACGCCGGAATGGTTCCGTACCATTGAAGACTGGAAGGCGCAGTACCCCTTCACTTATGAAGACCGCAAGGGATACATTTCCCCGCAGGCCGTCATTGAAGAACTCTACCGCCAGACCGCGGACAAGGACCCCGTCATCTGCACGGGCGTGGGCCAGCACCAGATGTTCGCCGCTCAATTCTTCAAATTTGACAAACCCCGGCGCCTGGCTACCTCCGGCGGCCTGGGAACCATGGGCTACGGCCTTCCCGCCGCCATGGGCGTGTGCCTGGCCTGTCCGGACAAGCTGGTGGTGAACATTGACGGGGACGGCTCCATGCTCATGAACATTCAGGAGCTGGCTACCATCCACGTGGAGCGCCTGCCCGTTAAATGCATTATTCTGAACAACCAGCATTTGGGCATGGTGGTGCAGTGGGAAGACCTGAAGTATGACTCCAACCGGGCCCAGACCTTCCTGGCGGACCCGCACGACAGCTATGATCCCACCCACAAGACGGAAGACGTCATCTATCCGAACTATCCGCTCATCTGCGCCGGATTCGGCGTCAAGTGCGAGCGCGTGCTCCGCATAGAAGAACTTCCGGCTGCCATCACCCGCATGATTGAATCTCCGGAAGCCTACGTGCTGGACGTGATGGTTCCCCATGACGTGCACGTGCTTCCGATCATTCTGGGCGGCATGAGCTACAAGGATGTGATTCTGGAACGCATTGCCGGTGACGGTTCCGCCAAAAAGGCGTCCGAACTGGGCAAGGAAATCCCGACTGCCCTGTAA
- a CDS encoding HAD family hydrolase, protein MKKRVDLPEKKYEGYIFDLDGTLVDSMPLHYKAWRKALARAGAPDSVFREDEFYSCGGKSANDVVSFLNGRYGLVMDAASTAADKRRIYLEMLEEEGMEPIREVVEFVRSLGDAPKAIATGSAIPGASRTLAAAGLSGLFDVILTPEDVENGKPAPDMFLKAAELLGAAPGRCVVFEDAVPGIKAAAAAGMDCVQVRRASLA, encoded by the coding sequence ATGAAGAAACGCGTGGATTTGCCTGAAAAAAAATATGAAGGGTATATCTTTGATCTGGACGGCACCCTGGTGGACAGCATGCCGCTCCATTACAAGGCCTGGCGGAAGGCCCTGGCCCGCGCGGGCGCTCCGGATTCCGTGTTCCGGGAAGATGAATTCTATTCCTGCGGCGGCAAGTCCGCCAATGATGTGGTAAGTTTTTTAAATGGCCGTTACGGCCTGGTGATGGATGCCGCGTCCACAGCCGCGGACAAGCGCCGCATTTATCTGGAAATGCTGGAGGAGGAAGGGATGGAACCTATCCGTGAAGTGGTGGAATTTGTCCGTTCCCTGGGGGATGCCCCCAAGGCGATCGCCACAGGCAGCGCCATTCCGGGCGCTTCCCGCACGCTGGCCGCAGCGGGGCTGTCCGGCCTTTTTGACGTGATTCTGACGCCGGAGGACGTGGAGAACGGCAAACCCGCGCCGGACATGTTCCTGAAGGCAGCGGAATTGCTGGGAGCCGCTCCCGGACGCTGTGTGGTTTTTGAAGACGCCGTGCCGGGCATCAAGGCCGCCGCCGCCGCCGGAATGGACTGCGTCCAGGTCCGGCGTGCCTCCCTGGCCTGA
- the rpsT gene encoding 30S ribosomal protein S20, producing the protein MANTKSALKRIRQTATRTARNRAVSSKLKTLRKKIATAVETSDKEAATAAYNTFSSAVDKAAKVGTIPANRASNYKSKAAKAIAKIA; encoded by the coding sequence ATGGCCAATACCAAATCCGCACTCAAGCGCATCCGCCAGACCGCAACCCGCACCGCCCGCAACCGCGCCGTCTCCTCCAAGCTGAAGACCCTCCGCAAGAAGATTGCCACTGCGGTTGAAACGTCTGACAAGGAAGCCGCCACCGCTGCCTACAACACGTTCTCCTCCGCCGTTGACAAGGCTGCCAAGGTGGGCACCATTCCCGCCAACCGCGCCTCCAACTACAAGAGCAAGGCCGCCAAGGCCATCGCAAAAATCGCCTAA